One window of the Lactobacillus sp. PV034 genome contains the following:
- a CDS encoding DUF5082 family protein, producing the protein MSKKAQGLQLIAEANALVAATDTLNMQKAAIDQKISRLETAISNLDSFLNDIQDWKNNVNKLVTNNNNDFKGDRRDKFDDYINDATDAVTSWSNKHDDNKTQMQHKLNELKDKSSSLSSSISELSAQAASLLRMGSQLINE; encoded by the coding sequence ATGAGTAAAAAAGCTCAAGGATTACAATTGATTGCTGAAGCAAATGCTTTAGTTGCTGCAACAGATACTCTAAATATGCAAAAGGCAGCTATAGATCAAAAAATATCTAGATTAGAAACAGCTATTTCAAACTTAGATTCTTTTTTAAATGATATTCAAGATTGGAAAAATAATGTGAATAAGTTAGTAACAAACAATAATAATGATTTTAAAGGAGACCGAAGAGATAAATTTGATGACTATATAAATGACGCAACAGATGCGGTAACGAGCTGGTCCAATAAACATGATGATAATAAAACACAGATGCAGCATAAATTAAATGAACTTAAAGATAAATCTTCAAGTCTTTCGTCATCTATCTCTGAATTAAGCGCACAAGCTGCAAGCTTATTAAGAATGGGATCACAATTAATTAATGAATAG
- a CDS encoding DUF4176 domain-containing protein, with amino-acid sequence MKNQQELWYELNPEITPESLINKVCLSISSDIKQLDLIVEGLLQNKESFNYQPLFGADILVSYDWKKLSVVVKSLNQIEELSLFQWINYLAKIDTIFSPILPNGSVIEIDGEKISKEVKEIFETDEPGLGFYLQVISRRATVENSNAYADYLTTIWPIGIQPLFQPIPISNYVIKSVINEGYKNTFEEKYTNALRLESIINQRHSILFDNLLEATKENES; translated from the coding sequence GTGAAAAATCAACAAGAATTATGGTATGAATTAAATCCCGAGATTACTCCTGAGAGTTTAATAAATAAAGTTTGTTTAAGTATTTCTAGTGATATTAAACAACTTGATTTAATAGTTGAGGGATTGTTACAAAATAAAGAAAGTTTTAATTATCAACCTTTATTTGGAGCTGATATTCTTGTGTCTTATGATTGGAAAAAATTATCAGTAGTTGTTAAAAGTTTAAACCAGATAGAAGAACTTTCATTATTTCAATGGATTAATTATCTTGCTAAGATTGATACTATTTTTTCACCTATATTACCCAATGGATCTGTTATTGAAATTGATGGTGAAAAAATAAGTAAAGAGGTCAAAGAAATCTTTGAAACGGATGAACCAGGACTAGGATTTTACTTACAAGTTATTTCAAGAAGAGCTACGGTTGAAAATAGTAATGCATATGCGGATTATTTAACTACAATTTGGCCTATAGGAATCCAACCATTGTTTCAGCCTATACCAATCAGTAATTATGTAATTAAAAGTGTTATTAATGAAGGATACAAAAATACGTTTGAAGAAAAATATACTAACGCTTTAAGATTAGAATCAATAATTAATCAGCGTCATTCAATTCTGTTTGACAATTTATTGGAGGCGACAAAAGAAAATGAAAGTTGA
- a CDS encoding T7SS effector LXG polymorphic toxin, which produces MKVDVSEVINIKNQLNNLKNTILGQFEDADTNAHQIVNSDWLSGQTKQAINAEFNNYKIPMLTNLEDSLIELTESFDETISKFKSIVHENNESAVIDTSAVTSLKDTLKSNGEDLDELHDSAKSIYQSVDDIIKISNPSVSKIKNQFSKAKTVLTHTNDWMDTFNSISDPYKKIGEKLDNQKVVIGKLASALSGGYAHIGKGSYVFSTKYLQDTEKFDEKVKKQLIKKTPALDIIDGKNIKASELNDLVNLIGEVKNNGNKIFKAGKTLKKRFADLFVIAALTKDEKGRIGFRIVGDMVKAYEMKTKKNVPKGIIKLLEHMDQKYIVDRLTKNLPKSSVSKRGLRVLVNIRGEFVKNGETLAKKHLHVIDSRQLYKPKSTRLKSYKKSALKAAKDEVDFKGMWKDFKDAKGLKKILPGLNIGAKVLTVSGSVSSSNKLADESKLKGNWKGASVAGGVAIDLGTAAAEAGTADLITSGLVTLAGTGLAAAGVTVSAPVWVTAGAVAATGIGVAYITSKISDKLDLGTKVKKTWNNVLSWGMKHFK; this is translated from the coding sequence ATGAAAGTTGATGTAAGCGAAGTTATAAATATTAAAAATCAACTTAATAATCTGAAGAATACAATATTAGGGCAATTTGAGGACGCGGATACTAATGCTCATCAAATTGTGAATTCGGATTGGTTAAGTGGACAAACTAAACAGGCAATAAATGCTGAATTCAATAATTATAAAATTCCAATGCTTACAAACCTTGAAGACAGTTTAATAGAATTAACCGAGAGCTTTGATGAGACAATTAGCAAGTTTAAATCTATAGTTCATGAAAATAATGAAAGTGCAGTTATTGATACTAGTGCCGTAACTTCATTAAAAGATACGCTTAAATCAAATGGTGAGGATCTAGATGAATTACATGATTCTGCAAAGAGTATTTACCAGAGTGTTGATGATATTATTAAAATTTCAAATCCAAGTGTAAGTAAAATTAAAAATCAATTTTCAAAGGCAAAGACTGTGCTGACACATACCAATGATTGGATGGATACTTTTAATTCCATAAGCGATCCTTATAAGAAAATAGGTGAAAAATTAGATAATCAAAAGGTTGTAATAGGAAAATTAGCTTCTGCATTATCAGGTGGTTATGCTCATATTGGTAAAGGTTCTTATGTATTCAGTACAAAGTATCTACAAGATACAGAAAAGTTTGACGAAAAGGTTAAAAAACAACTTATAAAGAAAACGCCCGCTTTAGATATTATTGATGGTAAAAATATAAAAGCTTCGGAATTAAATGATTTAGTTAATTTAATTGGTGAAGTGAAGAATAATGGAAATAAAATTTTTAAAGCTGGAAAGACATTAAAAAAAAGGTTTGCCGATCTTTTTGTTATAGCGGCTTTGACTAAAGATGAGAAGGGAAGAATTGGTTTTAGAATAGTTGGGGACATGGTAAAAGCTTATGAGATGAAAACCAAAAAAAATGTTCCCAAGGGTATTATCAAATTACTAGAACATATGGATCAAAAATATATTGTTGATCGATTAACGAAAAATTTACCTAAATCTTCAGTCTCTAAAAGAGGATTGCGAGTTCTAGTTAATATTAGAGGGGAATTTGTTAAAAACGGTGAAACGTTAGCAAAGAAACATTTACATGTAATTGATAGCCGTCAATTGTATAAACCTAAATCAACTCGTCTAAAATCTTATAAAAAATCTGCTCTCAAGGCAGCTAAGGATGAAGTAGATTTTAAAGGGATGTGGAAAGATTTTAAAGATGCTAAAGGTTTGAAGAAAATTTTACCAGGTTTAAATATTGGAGCCAAAGTACTTACTGTAAGTGGTAGTGTAAGTAGCTCTAATAAATTGGCAGATGAATCAAAACTAAAGGGAAATTGGAAAGGAGCGAGTGTAGCAGGAGGAGTAGCAATAGATTTGGGGACGGCAGCTGCAGAAGCTGGAACTGCAGATTTAATTACTAGTGGACTTGTTACACTTGCCGGTACAGGATTAGCAGCAGCGGGAGTAACAGTTTCTGCTCCTGTTTGGGTCACAGCCGGAGCTGTAGCTGCTACTGGAATCGGAGTTGCATATATTACTAGCAAGATATCTGATAAACTCGATTTGGGAACCAAAGTAAAGAAAACATGGAATAATGTACTTAGCTGGGGAATGAAGCATTTTAAATAG
- a CDS encoding DUF5085 family protein, with translation MVGYEQAITEKNVIEYKCIADMDMMNEAFQDFAKTIKEAGYTPVKSIFYANGGEIDQTENIPLQIFVPVAEDFHGKLPENFIYRSYFQIRHLLSVRVKGMTNLDFARGLEKLGQAVLETGDLEDPNTPTFFVFHELNGEIYTDISVGLQRRWED, from the coding sequence ATGGTTGGATACGAGCAAGCAATAACTGAAAAAAATGTAATTGAGTATAAGTGTATTGCAGATATGGATATGATGAATGAGGCATTCCAAGATTTTGCAAAAACAATTAAGGAAGCGGGATACACACCGGTAAAAAGTATTTTTTATGCTAATGGTGGAGAGATCGATCAAACAGAAAATATTCCTTTACAAATATTTGTTCCCGTAGCAGAAGATTTTCACGGAAAATTACCGGAAAACTTCATTTACCGTTCATATTTTCAAATTCGACATTTACTTTCAGTCCGAGTAAAAGGAATGACAAATTTAGATTTTGCACGCGGATTGGAAAAGCTTGGGCAAGCTGTCTTAGAGACAGGGGATTTAGAAGATCCTAATACACCTACTTTTTTTGTTTTTCATGAATTAAATGGCGAAATTTATACAGATATTAGTGTAGGTTTGCAACGGAGATGGGAGGATTAA